The sequence TGCTCCCACCCTTGAACAGCAAGGTGTGAAGCTCATTTGGGTACCCTGCTGGGAAGGGCGTGGTGCTATGGAATATTATTTAAAAGATTTAGCAAAAACAAAATTAGAAGTGCGTTTTTTAAATGAAAATACATTACCCACTGCTGGGCCTGTTTTTTTTGATGGATCTATGTGTGTTTTGCCGCAAGCCGTTCGACTAGACGCCCAATGCAAAAAAACCTCTCTTTATAAGAGTAAACTAAGAAAGGGCTACGAACTTGCCAGCTTTGAATGTGAAAAAACTCTTTAAGAAGTTCTTTGTCAAAGAGATTTCCTTGGCTTTTGCAATTTGTCTTTTGCCCATGCTTCCTATTTTACGCTTGAAGTATTCTTACTATGTAGATTGGAACATCGTTAATTGGTTTATCGCGTATACAGGAGAATTTTTTAAACACCATTTAAGTTTTCCTGAAGTTTTTAATACGTATCAACAGGTGGGTGATACCACCTCGTTTTTTTACTCAACTTTTTTAAGCTGGATCGTGGCCATTCCAAGTGCGTTTGTCGGAACCAATATCGCTTACCGAGTCTTTGCTATTTTTTTAATGTTCCTTCAATTTTTCTTAGTCAAAAATGCTTTCTCTCTTATCAGCAAACAAAAATATATCGGTTGGGCAGTTAGCACAATGGTCACCTGGGCCATATTTCCTATGACAACTCTTTATAATCGATCAGCTGTTGTAGAATTTAGCTCAGCTGTGATTATGCATTGTACTTTAGCCTGTCTTTTAACCACGGCTTTTCATTCACAACGAAGACTAAGACTTCTTTCTCTCTATTGCGCTGGTTTTTTATTTGCCATAGCAGCAGGGTCTCACCCACTCGTGGGGCTATACGGAAGTGTTTTTATTCTTTTAATAGCTCCCGGGCTTTTAATGGTTTCAAAAAATCGAAAAGAAATGCTTAAACACGGTGTTTCAGTGGCCCTACTTATAGCCATGTCTTTGTCTTTTTTGATTTATACCAATCATAAATTTAACAAACATCTAGATGTCACCAGCACACTTCAAATCGGATTTTTTTCTGAAAATGTTGATAGGCTTTCTACTCGGTTTTTTCCCATTGCCCATGACCCACGAACTGCTGGCAGTAGCCACGAGCAAGTGATCGCAGACCATGTGACAGCGCCCTATCTTGATGCGCAAATAAATTTAGCTCTTTTTATAGGAGTAGTTTTTTTACTGATTTTAATCTTTAAACGAAAAAAGAGAATTAAATTTAACTCAAACCTAGGTTTTGGAATAAGTTCATTTGTTATCTTTTCTTTTTTTCTTTGGGCGTCTCTTTCATTTACCCCTTGGAGTTTTTTGCCCATGATTTTTCGCGTAGCCCAGTACGCTTGTCGTCTTGTGAATTACAGCAATATGGCATTATTGATGACACTTGCCGGGCTTTTAAGTTTTGCGGCTATCCAAGAAGAACTAAAATCAAAGAAATATAAAATCGCCGTAATTATTTGCTTGTGTTTTAGCGCTCTCAGTTTAGGAACAAAACTGCCTCGAGCAAATTTAAGTGCTGTATACAATATTTTCCCTGGCGCTTTTTTAAACGGACCAAAAGATACCATACTTGATATGAGTAAAGGTGGGCCCGTAGATATTTGGAACTATACCACCCCCTCACTCTACAAACACCATGTTCAAACGACTGCAGACAATGTGGTCTTAACACCCATCCCGGTGCTTACAGGATCTAACTTTGGTAAAACAGATAAAAAAACTTTTTCACTCGCAGAAGAAAGTTTCATTCAGACAAATGTTCATATTTTTCCATGGAACAAACTTTTTATTAATAATCAACTTGTCAAAGATGAAGATCTTTATAGCTTCAAAGAAATTAAACTTAGCGTGACCCGTTTTTTCGCCCTCAAACTTCCCAAGGGTGAATACGAAATCAAATACGAATTTATGCCGAATTCACTTTGGCAAATACTCAGAATACTTTCACAACTTACATTGGTAGTTTGGTTTTTAGGACTTGTTTTATTGGCTGGAAAAGAACTAAAAAAGAGAGCTGCTTAATTTAAAATTGAAAATAAATAAAAGCATCGGTTGAATCTGAAAACTGTCCAATCATGGATAAGATTAAAACCGATGATAACGTGAATCCCAGCACAGTCCCAGCAATTATTCTTGGTACATTATTTTGAGCATTTAATATTATTTCGGCAAAGTAATGCACAGGCTTTTCTAAGAAGAAATATTTTTAAAATCAAAATAGAGTGCGATTTGTTTGACGGTATCCATAAAAAACTCTGATTAATAAATGATTGAAGACCTGACCAGCGGATGGCTCTTTGTCCGATTAATAACAAGCCATGGTACAAACCCCAGATTAAAAATGTCCAATTAGCGCCGTGCCACACTCCAGAGATGGCCATGGCTGCAAGCAAGGTTAGGCTTGAATGAAAACGACTGCCGCGGTTTCCACCCATGGGGATGTAGATATAATCACGGATCCATTGGCTTAAGGTAATATGCCATCTGGTCCAAAATTCTGATGATGATTTTTCCAAGTAAGGTGAGAGAAAGTTCTCAGGCAGATGAATGCCTAAAATACGAGCTACTCCCCGCCCCATATCTGTGTATCCGCTAAAATCAGCCCATATTTGTGCAGCGTAGCCCAAAACAGCGATAATAAGATTTTGTCGACTAAAGGCACCTGGGTTTGCAAAAGCCTGATTCACTAAAGGGGCGCAGCGATCAGCGATCATGATTTTTTTAAAAAAGCCCATGCAGAAAAAAGAAAGTCCTATTGAGATATCGTCAAGACTTGGAGTTCGCAGTTTTCTTAATTGAGGTAAAAGTTCATGAACTCTGACAATGGGCCCCGCCACCAATTGTGCAAAAAAACTTTTAAACAGAGTATATTCTTTAAAAGGAATGAAACTAGCCGCACCTCTTGCAAAGTCGATAAGATACGCAATTCCTTGAAGAGTAAAAAAGCTGATCCCCACAGGCAGGGGTAATATTAATTTATTACCACCAAGAAAATCTGGATAAATTTTAATCACTTCACCAGAGAGCCGGGGGGCGTATTTCCAAAAAAACAAATGAAGGGCCATTACAGAAATGCCCATGCCAAGAAATGGTTTTTTATACTCTGGAAAATGATGTGCTAGCCAAGTAGATAGCCATGATACTGCAATGACAGATAGAAAAATAAGGGTGTCTAAAAACCCGCCCAAGAGTAAAAAATTAAACTTGCTGATAAAAGAATATAAAATCTAAATTTATAGTTTGGCAGAAAATAAAAAAGAACAAAACAAATTGAAAATAAAATGAAAAATTCTGGATTCGAATAAATCATGGTTTTTTCTGATCCAATGTTTTGTTAATCCAAGAGGCAATAATCTTTGTCACTTTTTAAGCACCCGTATAGGTTAAATGCCCAAAAACAAGAACGTCAGCACCGTGTTTGCCGTAGATATCAAAGCAGCCCGTCCAAGAAAGATAGGCTTGCCATAAACTATCGACACGATTTTCTAAAAGAGAACTATGGATTCCGGCATTAAAAGAGCTGGAAAAATATTTTTTCCATAATTGAGTATCCATTCTCATAGAATCTGGAAACCCAGGAAACAATGTTTGAAATATTTCAGGATATTCTAATGTTTTAATAGCAATACCTTCTCTAAAGGTATTGTGAGAAGCCCATGTTTTATGATTTCTCTTTGCCGAGTCAGCTGTGAGTAAAGAAAAATCCACATACTTTTCATCAAGCGGCAGCTTTCCTAAACTTACCTTTTCATATGAACCTGTTTTTGCGTCAAAATTTCGATTGAGTCAATTAAAGAAAAACCAAAGCCCGCAAAGCGAAACAACAAAACTTATCAAAAGGGCGCGCCAATAGACGTTTGAAGATTTTTTCATTAAAATAATTTATAACTTAACTCTTTGAAATGACAAATTTATTTTATTTATTTGGTATAAATTTATGGGAAGAGTTTGGTTCTTTGATTGTATTTTCTTTTTCCCTATGGACTTAACTTTCATATTCGGTTTTCTCATTTGCTATTATACTGAGCCTGGTAAAGAATAGTCCCTTGAACAGCACTGGAAAAATAAGGATTCACAAAAGATGGCGAAATCAAGAGTCAGGTCACAAGTCGAAACATATCAAAAACAGCTTCTGGCACATGGCGATCATCCCACTTCACTATTTCAAACCTTAGAAACTCAAACCCTTCGCTTTGATCACATGATGCAAAGAATCTTAGAAACAAGTGCTGGGGGATTCACCCTTCACGATGTAGGCTGCGGCCTTGGTCACCTTCACGAATATCTTAATAAAAAAAAGGTAAAGCATCGCTACTCTGGTTCAGATATTGTTCCTGAAGCAGTAGCTCTCTTCCACCAGAAGTTCCCTAAACTTAAAGTGAAATGCGCTGACTTCTTATCTCTAAACACCAATAAAAAATATGATTTCGTGGTCTGCAATGGGATTTTACATTTTCCGGCAGGAACCGACAGTTCTCAGTGGAGAAACTTTGGATACAAACTCATCAAGCACATGTTTACGAATGCAAAAAAAGGAGTCGCTTTTAACTTCTTAACAACTTACAAAACCACAGAAAATCATTCTTTGTTTTATTTTGACCCTAAGGATGTCTTTGATTTTAGCCAAAAACATCTATCGCGCTTTGTGCACCTTGATCATGCCTACCCTCTCTATGAAGCGACAATTACGGTTTTTACAAAAGAATATATGCAGACCCGCTTCAAGCAGGCCACCTTTAAAAAATATTTTCGCTAGGTGCTAGATTTTCCCCAAATAAACTCAGCCGTTTGAGGACCACAGTTGAAAAGAAGATCAACAATAGAAACCTCATGCACAAATGGCGGATGAAGTTGCGGATATTCCACATACGAGGAGTAGTCTTTGAATTCTAAAGTCATTCCATTTTGAGCGAAGTGTGCTGGCTCTAAATAATTACGGGCCGCCGGGCCAGTGACATAGTGCTGAGCTTCGACTTTCTCTAAAAGTTTTAATAAGCGCTCTTCTCTCACACCCTTGAGGTTGAATAATCTCGAATCTATAAATTTTGTTTGAAGTCCTAAAAAATCTTTTGAGATCTTAGAAATAAGATACTGGTTTAACTCTGAAAGAGATTTCCAATTTTTTCCTAGATAGAAATCTTTAAAAAACTCTTTATATAAATTGAAATAGGGCGCTTTTGAATACCACTGATTTAAAAGGCCCCAATGCTGAGATTGCCATTCATGAGTGCTCAGTTCTACTTCACAAATGAGGCGGTTGATGTCTTTTCCAACGGGTATGGTCAGCCAACTAGCACCTTTGTCTGTCTTGATCTTATTACGGTTTCGCCAGTCATTTTTTGTGAATTGCACATCATCGTAAAACACGAAGACTTCAACATCATGAATGATGTCGAAGTAACCCTTCCAGGGGAGATAATTTGATTGAATAACAGCTGTTTTTTTCTGCATTATTTTCAGCTAGAGCTAATAACACTAGGCTTCAAGAGCTGCAATAAAAAAGTTGGACTGCCTAGGTTTATATGCCATATTTCAAAGATGCGTGCTGAGAAAAAAGAAGTCGTTATCGCCGGTGCGGGGTTGCCATCCCTGCTCCTCGCTCTGAAAATAGCCGAAGACCATCCTCAAAACAAAATATTAATACTAGAAAAAAATGCAGAGCTAGGTGGAATGTTTCGCAGTTTTGATTATGGAGAACATGGTTTTTTTGACCATGGAATGCATATCATTTACGAAACATGCATCCCTGCCATCGACGATGTCATTGGCAGCGTTCTTGATAAAGACCAATGGATTTTCTTAGAAGGAAACCGCAAAGACATTGCAGGAATTTACTATAATAACCAACTGCAAAAAGACACTCCTTACGTAGACTTCAGAAATCTGAAACTCAAGAATAGGCTACGCTACACGGGAGGCTTCTTTTATAACTTAGCACTGACACTGAAGGGCGAGCCGTCTTTTGACAATGCAGAAGAAGCTCTTCGTTGGCGATTTGGAAAACTTGTTTCCAATGAGGTTTTCGAACCCATCTTGCGCAAACTTTACTCTCGAAATCTCACCGAACTTGCTCCATTTGCTACTCAATTATTGGCTATGAATCGCATTGCCCTTTTTGACAAAAAGGTCATGCTCAAATTGATGAAATCAGACGCCATAAGAGCTCGCGTGGCTTATCCAGATCAATTAAATCTGCCTAACTTTAGACCTAACAATCAGCGCGGCTTGTATCCCAAAAAATTTGGCATGTTCAGAGTCATGAATGCCATAGAAAAAAAATTAAATAAGTATGGTGTCAAAATTCAGACATCGGCAGATATTAAAGAACTACAGGTTGAGGGTAAAACTTTAAAATCTGTACATTATGTAACTCGCGAAAGTGGGGCCCAAACGGTCTCTGCAGATCATCTTTATTGGGGCGCAGGAACACCGCCTTTGGCTATGTTGCTTAAGATGCCAACGCGCGCTCTCAAAATCGATAAAAATCCTCCGGGCAGATTTGTAAACCTTATTTTCGACACCCCACCCAATATGGGTGAGCTCTACTACTTTTATTGCTTTGAACCTGGGTTTCAAACTTTCAGAGTCACCCGCTACGGAAATTATTGCGCTGATGCCGACGAAAAAGGCCTGTACCGTGTCTGTATTGAACTGTGGCCCCAAAATGAAGAAGAAGCACTGAAAACACAGCCATTAGAGGTAGCACTTTCTGAGCTTAAAAAATTTGGCGTCATCACTGACAAACACCGTCTTGTTTTTTCTGCTGTAGAAATACAGGCCGCTGGATTTCCACTGCCAACAGTTGGAAATATTTCTAACCATAAAATAATTAGAGATTTCATCGTCAGTCAGAATATCTCCAACATCACTCCCATAGGAGCCTTAGCTGAAGAAGGAGTTTTCTTTTTGAAAGACGTCCTAATTGATACTTTCGCAAAAGCAAAACTAAGAGGACATATCCATGAATCCAATTAGCATTCCTCCAATGCCCTTTTATTGGAGAGTCCATGGAGTTCCTAAGACTGACAATATCATAGCTGATAAATGGCCTTTTGAATTTGATTATGAAGAAGAGTTAGGTCTTATCACGCAAAAATACACTCCAAATCTTAAAGGTTATCTCAACCAGATTTACAAGGCAGAATCAAATATTGGTTATCTACAAGATGCCAATCTTCTGGCAAAACCCTATGGAAGCGATCTGTTCCGATTCATCAATCAAAACACCATCACACCAGGTAAAGCCTCACAGATTTTAGAGATTGGTTGCGGAGGCTGCACTGTTTTAGAAAATCTGAAACAGACGGGTCATAAAGTGACGGGTCTTGATCCCAGCCCTGTAGCCCTCAAAGCAGGAAAGAAAAAAAATATCCAAGTGATACATGATTTTTTTCCGTCTCAACAACTGCATGATAAATTTGACCTTATTTTTCACTCTGATGTTCTCGAGCATGTTCCTGATCCGGTTTCTTTTTTGAGAGATCACAAAAGTCATTTGAAAAAATCGGGGCAAGTTTTGATTTCTGTACCTGATTGCACAGAGAGTATTTCTTTAGGCGATCTTTCAATGACTCTGCATCAGCACCTCAATTACTTTGATGAAGAATCTCTATACGCTGTTTTAGCGGCAGCCGGATTCGAGGTCATTGTGATCGAAAAAGCTCTCTATGGGGGCTCACTTTATGCGTTGGGACGGAACACAGACAAAACCTCTATGTCTACCCCCAAACCCCAACAAGAAAAATTCGTATTGTTCAATAACCGTGCGCAACAGGC is a genomic window of Oligoflexia bacterium containing:
- a CDS encoding MBOAT family O-acyltransferase, with the translated sequence MGGFLDTLIFLSVIAVSWLSTWLAHHFPEYKKPFLGMGISVMALHLFFWKYAPRLSGEVIKIYPDFLGGNKLILPLPVGISFFTLQGIAYLIDFARGAASFIPFKEYTLFKSFFAQLVAGPIVRVHELLPQLRKLRTPSLDDISIGLSFFCMGFFKKIMIADRCAPLVNQAFANPGAFSRQNLIIAVLGYAAQIWADFSGYTDMGRGVARILGIHLPENFLSPYLEKSSSEFWTRWHITLSQWIRDYIYIPMGGNRGSRFHSSLTLLAAMAISGVWHGANWTFLIWGLYHGLLLIGQRAIRWSGLQSFINQSFLWIPSNKSHSILILKIFLLRKACALLCRNNIKCSK
- a CDS encoding class I SAM-dependent methyltransferase; the encoded protein is MAKSRVRSQVETYQKQLLAHGDHPTSLFQTLETQTLRFDHMMQRILETSAGGFTLHDVGCGLGHLHEYLNKKKVKHRYSGSDIVPEAVALFHQKFPKLKVKCADFLSLNTNKKYDFVVCNGILHFPAGTDSSQWRNFGYKLIKHMFTNAKKGVAFNFLTTYKTTENHSLFYFDPKDVFDFSQKHLSRFVHLDHAYPLYEATITVFTKEYMQTRFKQATFKKYFR
- a CDS encoding WbqC family protein; this translates as MQKKTAVIQSNYLPWKGYFDIIHDVEVFVFYDDVQFTKNDWRNRNKIKTDKGASWLTIPVGKDINRLICEVELSTHEWQSQHWGLLNQWYSKAPYFNLYKEFFKDFYLGKNWKSLSELNQYLISKISKDFLGLQTKFIDSRLFNLKGVREERLLKLLEKVEAQHYVTGPAARNYLEPAHFAQNGMTLEFKDYSSYVEYPQLHPPFVHEVSIVDLLFNCGPQTAEFIWGKSST
- a CDS encoding NAD(P)-binding protein; translation: MRAEKKEVVIAGAGLPSLLLALKIAEDHPQNKILILEKNAELGGMFRSFDYGEHGFFDHGMHIIYETCIPAIDDVIGSVLDKDQWIFLEGNRKDIAGIYYNNQLQKDTPYVDFRNLKLKNRLRYTGGFFYNLALTLKGEPSFDNAEEALRWRFGKLVSNEVFEPILRKLYSRNLTELAPFATQLLAMNRIALFDKKVMLKLMKSDAIRARVAYPDQLNLPNFRPNNQRGLYPKKFGMFRVMNAIEKKLNKYGVKIQTSADIKELQVEGKTLKSVHYVTRESGAQTVSADHLYWGAGTPPLAMLLKMPTRALKIDKNPPGRFVNLIFDTPPNMGELYYFYCFEPGFQTFRVTRYGNYCADADEKGLYRVCIELWPQNEEEALKTQPLEVALSELKKFGVITDKHRLVFSAVEIQAAGFPLPTVGNISNHKIIRDFIVSQNISNITPIGALAEEGVFFLKDVLIDTFAKAKLRGHIHESN
- a CDS encoding class I SAM-dependent methyltransferase produces the protein MNPISIPPMPFYWRVHGVPKTDNIIADKWPFEFDYEEELGLITQKYTPNLKGYLNQIYKAESNIGYLQDANLLAKPYGSDLFRFINQNTITPGKASQILEIGCGGCTVLENLKQTGHKVTGLDPSPVALKAGKKKNIQVIHDFFPSQQLHDKFDLIFHSDVLEHVPDPVSFLRDHKSHLKKSGQVLISVPDCTESISLGDLSMTLHQHLNYFDEESLYAVLAAAGFEVIVIEKALYGGSLYALGRNTDKTSMSTPKPQQEKFVLFNNRAQQAIKQFTNYISTLESTNNSLGFYVPLRSFPYLAFLNKEIHYRIFDDTDHWHHKFFDGYDRPIENRNDLMKKPVKNLIIMSLTFGDIIEKKIRSEMGSQTNIIQLREILDFSV